Genomic segment of Dactylococcopsis salina PCC 8305:
TTCTCCACAGGTGATTCTAGACGCAGATGCGGTGGTGATTCCAGGAGATGGTGCGTTTGATCCAGCGATTAAGCATTTACGAGAAAGAGGGCTAATTGAACCCATTAAACGATCGATCGAGCAAGGAAAGCCTTTTTTAGGCATTTGTTTAGGACTACAGGTATTATTTAATGATTCCGAAGAAGGAAACGAAACTGGCTTAGGGATCATCCTTGGAACTGTGCGTTTATTTCAACCCGAACCCAATTTAACAATTCCTCACATGGGTTGGAATCATTTAGAATTGACTCAACCCGATCATCCCCTGTGGCGTAATTTACCCGAAAATCCCATGGTTTATTTTGTTCACTCTTATTACGTCGATCCGATCGATGCGACGGTTAACGCCGCCATGGTAACTCATGGTCAGCAACAAGTCACCAGCGCGATCGCTCAAGATAATATAATGGCGGTACAATTCCATCCCGAAAAGTCTTCTCACATCGGAC
This window contains:
- the hisH gene encoding imidazole glycerol phosphate synthase subunit HisH; the encoded protein is MGKIALIDYDMGNLHSAEKGLQKVGGSVTITDSPQVILDADAVVIPGDGAFDPAIKHLRERGLIEPIKRSIEQGKPFLGICLGLQVLFNDSEEGNETGLGIILGTVRLFQPEPNLTIPHMGWNHLELTQPDHPLWRNLPENPMVYFVHSYYVDPIDATVNAAMVTHGQQQVTSAIAQDNIMAVQFHPEKSSHIGLQILSNFVHLTP